The Herpetosiphon gulosus genome includes the window GCACAGAGGGCATGCGGTCATTGTCGGTGAAAACAAGATTGGCAAGAGCAATTTCTTATTCGCGCTACGGTTACTGCTTGATTCATCACTTCCAGACACCGCGAGAATGCTCCGTCTTACCGACTTTTGGGAGGGTCTTGGACAGCCACTCCCCGACGATGCTGTTATCCATATTAGTGTTGACCTCGCTAATTTTCAGGATAATGATGATTTAAACGCAATACTCTCCGATTACATAATTAGGACAGATCCATTGCCCTATGTTGCTCGTTTAAATTACGTCTTCCGTAAGATTGCAGGTAGGGATGATGATGAAGCATCGGTTTCACAATACGGATTTCATCTCTATGGGGCTGACGATGAGACGCGCAAAATAGATGTTAGACAAAGACGTTGGATGCCATTTGATCTTTTGCAAGCACTACGTGATGCTGAGAACGACCTCTCGACTTTCCGCCGTTCACCACTCCAGCCCCTCCTAAAACGCGCCTTTGCTCAAATTCCGTCTGATCAACTTACTAGCATTTCTACATCCATTCAAGAGGCTCAGAACAAGTTATCTTACAATGAACATATCAGTGAATTAGAAACACGCATTATTACAAAGCTTACTGCGATGACTGGCCCCATCCATGCGATCGCGACAACCCTGCGTGTTGCTTCTGCACGATCAGATGCACTCATGCGTGCTATTCGGCTCTATATAGATGAAGGAGTTCGTGATATAGGCGAGGCGAGTTTGGGGAGTGCAAACCTCCTCTACATTGCGCTCAAGACATTAGAAATTCAAGAAGCGCTGGACCAACGGGAGAGACATCATTCATTCTTTGCAATTGAAGAGCCAGAAGCCCACCTTCATCCACATCTACAGCGCTTGGCGTATCGACACTTCCTACGATCACGGTATGTTCGAGAAGATTCCGAGATTCAACATTCACAGCAGACCATTCTAATGACGACTCACTCTCCACATATTGTCAGTATTTCACCATTACGCTCCCTTGTTCTGATGAAACGCAATATCAAGGGGGATGCAACCATTGCAGTATCAACCGTAGGGATCGATTGGGATAATAGCGAAGTGGCAGATCTAGAACGGTATCTTGAAGTAACGCGGGGTGAGATCCTTTTTTCAAGAGCTGTCTTGCTTGTGGAAGGTGATGCTGAAGAATATATTATTCCTGTATTGGCACGTTTGCTAGGATATGATCTTGATGAACAGGGTATCTCAGTGTGTTCAATCTCTGGGACGCACTTTGAACCCTACATCAAACTTCTTGGGCCTAGAGCACTTAATATTCCTTTTGCTATTATTACAGATTTTGATCCAGCAAAGGATGATTCAGAGACTTCACGCCACGTAAATGGCCCACAACGAGTACGGAAATTACTGGATATACTATGCCCTGAAAATGATCACACAACATTATCTGAGAAACAGTGTCTCACTAAAGGTCAAGAGAATGGGATTTTCGTTAATGAATACACACTAGAGGTAGATCTATTTCAGGCTGGTGGTCATGATGCTATCTGTAAGACAATTATCGAACTTAGCACCAACGGAGCGGCTCGTAAGCGTGCAGAAGCTTGGCGTACAAATCCATCGATCGTAGATATAGAGTGGTTATTAAAGGATATCACTGGTATTAGCAAAGGCCGCTTTGCTCAAAATCTTTCGAGACGTTTATCGCAAGATAGTTGCCCTGAATATATTAAAAATGCTATTTCGTACCTTGTAGGTAAAGCATTATGAATAGACGACCACAATATTATATAGAAGCCGAAACGCTACGGGCAAATTCGGCTCAATGGGATGCGTATAATTCATACGGACATACGGTTGTGCTTGCGGGACCAGGAAGCGGAAAAACAAAGGTTTTGGTCACCAAAGTAGCACGAATGCTTCATGAGGATGTACATGCTCCACGAGGAATTGCCTGTGTAACATTTAGCAATGAATGCGCCCGTGAACTGGAACGTAGATTTACAGCGCTTGGGTTAACTAATCAAGAAAACCTCTTTATAGGAACTGTACATACATTTTGTTTACAACATATTATCATCCCTTACGCTCGTCTTGCTGGTTTAGCGATTCCAACCCCGATAGCCGTCGCTAAATCAAATGATCGTCGTGCTGCTTTAGGAGAAGCATTGGCATCCATTGGACGAAAGCAAAATCCTGAGAACTTCTTGGACGACTTTAAGTCTATGCGGCGTCTTTATCTAGGTCCAGAACGAGAGAATAATAGGTTATCGGAAGACGATATCCGAATCATCCAGGCTTATGAAGAGGCACTACGGCGACGCGGACTCATCGATTTTGACGATATGATTATTTTAGGACTACAGCTTATTGATAGGCATGTATGGGTTCGTAATCTCCTCTTCTCACGCTTTCCCATCCTAGTGATCGATGAGTATCAAGACTTAGGGGTTGCGCTCCATTTGATCGTTGAGCGCCTTTGTTTCGAAGCAGGGATGCGACTCTTTGCTGTCGGCGATTGGGATCAATCGATCTATGGCTTTATGGGAGCACAGCCTGATCTGCTAGAACAACTATCGAATCGACCAGATGTGAAACGCATCCAACTCAGTCTAAACTATCGCTGTAGTACAAAGATTGTAGAGGCATCTCAGGTTGCCCTCGCCGAACCCCGTAACTATCGTACTCCTGAAAATGCTGAAGAAGGGGTTATCCACTTTTACCAGTTAGGTTCAAATGCGATTGAACAAGCAAGGGGAATTTGTGCACAGATCATCCCTGAAGTCTTGCAATATCGACTAGGCCGGAAGCTTGGAGACATTGCAATTCTTTATCCTAACGTCAAGTATGGCGATGCAATGGCACAGGCAGCAACGGCTGCTGGGTATGCCTATACACGTCTTGATCCTCGTTCCACCTATCGAAAAACACGCCTTACACGTTGGATAGAGCAGTGTGCCATATGGTGCAGCGGTGGGTGGAAAATTGCTCAGCCACGGTTGAACGGCCTCATGTACAAATGGATGGGATGGAATACACGCATTAATAGCCATACTCAACAGGTAACGTTGCAACGACAGCTATCAACCTTTCTCTGGAATCACCGTGATCCTGAGGAAAAGTTGACAGACTGGTTAAATGACTTAATTTTCCGATGCCTTCGTCCTATGTTCCAACGACAACCTGAACTCGCTGAAGATAGAGATGCACTTGTCCAACTCTTCAACGCCTGTAAGCCTGAAAAACCGTTTGCGAATTTCACAGTTGGCCAATTTGCTAGTCAATATGGCGCACCCGATCACTTAAATCTTATTACCCTCCATAGTGCTAAGGGCTGCGAGTTTGATAGCGTAATCATGATGGGGATTGATAAAGGGGTACTCCCTAATTGGCGTATAAAATCTGTTGAAGGAAAACAGGAGGCTCGGAGATTGTTCTACGTTGGGATAACCCGAGCGAAGCACGATATACACTTAATATGTTGTGACGGGGGTACAAACCAACAAGGATATCAAACTGGACCATCTGAATTAATCATTGAATTGTTCGAGAAGCTTGAAAAATGAGTCATGGTAGCACACCCTAGAAATCTATTTTACCTTTTTGAGGGATTAAGCAAAAATCCCCTAGTTTTGATAGAAATAGCCTGTTTTATTAATAATTTTGCGCGATATGTATTCCATATTATGTTAATAGCCTTTGCAATATTACAAAGTGCATCTATCTTATTATTTTCATTAATTATATTATTTGTAATAGAAATAGCTTGTTTTATTAATGATTTTGCGCGATATGTATTCCCTGTTATTTTAATAGCTTTTGCTATATTACAAAGTGCATAAACTTTATTATTATCGGTAATTGTACGTGTGATTTTCATTGATTTATTTAATAAAGTTTTTGAGTAATTAATTTGATTTTTAGTAGAAATTTTTGCAATATTACAAAGGCTATTAATACACATCCATTCTATATCAATAGTCATAGCAATATTAATGGATTTTTCAATATCTTTGAGAGCAACGATATCTACAAGAATAGACTTAATATGATTTTGTGTCCATTTGTCATGAATAGAATTAATAATAGTTATAGCCTGTTCAAAATCTCCCCTCATGGCTAGAGATTTAGCAAGTTGGCCTAGTAAATCAGCTGTTTTAATATAATTCTTTAATAAAAGACGTTGTAATCGTGAAAATATTATTCGGTAATGGTAGTCATCGCAATAACCAATCATCTTTATCCAGAGTCCTATTTTTCGTTCTTGGCTGGAGGCTAATTCAATCCGTTCTAATGCCTCGTGCGTGCGACCCGCCATTGCTAAAAATTCAAACGCCTCATCCGGCCATTGATCAACGCGACTCGTTAAGCTCGTCCGTAACAGGCTATACTTCCACAGTCGTGGCAAGTTCTGAATATGTTCCTCAATTGATTGTCCCGCCTTAATTGCACTCTCACGACCGCGATCCAAATCCAGTGCGTATAAACGGGTACTCGGATCAAAGCGCGTTTTGTGTTCGCCATAGTCGCCCGTATCCAAAACCTGCCACAGCACCGTCCAGTTTTCTGCTAGTGCAAGATGGGTGATATAGTGATACCGCGCATAGACCCGCCGTGCCTGCTCGATGGGGTCACGATCATCAGTCCAAATCGCATCCACATCCGTCGCACACCAGTCGGCCAGCCGTTGATGCCAGCGTTTGACTTCA containing:
- a CDS encoding AAA family ATPase, whose protein sequence is MVGENKIGKSNFLFALRLLLDSSLPDTARMLRLTDFWEGLGQPLPDDAVIHISVDLANFQDNDDLNAILSDYIIRTDPLPYVARLNYVFRKIAGRDDDEASVSQYGFHLYGADDETRKIDVRQRRWMPFDLLQALRDAENDLSTFRRSPLQPLLKRAFAQIPSDQLTSISTSIQEAQNKLSYNEHISELETRIITKLTAMTGPIHAIATTLRVASARSDALMRAIRLYIDEGVRDIGEASLGSANLLYIALKTLEIQEALDQRERHHSFFAIEEPEAHLHPHLQRLAYRHFLRSRYVREDSEIQHSQQTILMTTHSPHIVSISPLRSLVLMKRNIKGDATIAVSTVGIDWDNSEVADLERYLEVTRGEILFSRAVLLVEGDAEEYIIPVLARLLGYDLDEQGISVCSISGTHFEPYIKLLGPRALNIPFAIITDFDPAKDDSETSRHVNGPQRVRKLLDILCPENDHTTLSEKQCLTKGQENGIFVNEYTLEVDLFQAGGHDAICKTIIELSTNGAARKRAEAWRTNPSIVDIEWLLKDITGISKGRFAQNLSRRLSQDSCPEYIKNAISYLVGKAL
- a CDS encoding ATP-dependent helicase is translated as MNRRPQYYIEAETLRANSAQWDAYNSYGHTVVLAGPGSGKTKVLVTKVARMLHEDVHAPRGIACVTFSNECARELERRFTALGLTNQENLFIGTVHTFCLQHIIIPYARLAGLAIPTPIAVAKSNDRRAALGEALASIGRKQNPENFLDDFKSMRRLYLGPERENNRLSEDDIRIIQAYEEALRRRGLIDFDDMIILGLQLIDRHVWVRNLLFSRFPILVIDEYQDLGVALHLIVERLCFEAGMRLFAVGDWDQSIYGFMGAQPDLLEQLSNRPDVKRIQLSLNYRCSTKIVEASQVALAEPRNYRTPENAEEGVIHFYQLGSNAIEQARGICAQIIPEVLQYRLGRKLGDIAILYPNVKYGDAMAQAATAAGYAYTRLDPRSTYRKTRLTRWIEQCAIWCSGGWKIAQPRLNGLMYKWMGWNTRINSHTQQVTLQRQLSTFLWNHRDPEEKLTDWLNDLIFRCLRPMFQRQPELAEDRDALVQLFNACKPEKPFANFTVGQFASQYGAPDHLNLITLHSAKGCEFDSVIMMGIDKGVLPNWRIKSVEGKQEARRLFYVGITRAKHDIHLICCDGGTNQQGYQTGPSELIIELFEKLEK